The Lutra lutra chromosome 1, mLutLut1.2, whole genome shotgun sequence genomic sequence CTCCGCAGGCCGTGGGGAATGCACCCATGCATGAGCCACCAAGGGGCACAGGAACTGGGACGCGTCTGCCAGCTTCCAGGTCAGGTGGCCAAGCTGGGAGTGTTGGCGTCCCTGGCACTTGGGGCCTGCCCAGCTCCAATGCAGACACAGGAAACCCTCAGCCGAGATGTAGGTCTGAGCCTAGGAGCGCGCAcaggcaccccaacccccacTGCACGGCTGAACAGAGGAGGCCGCACAGCGCCAGGGCCGGTTGCCTCCACGGCTGGAGAGCCACACCGCAGACGCGTGCCTGGCACAGGCCAGGCCTCGGGAGGGGCTCACGTCAGTTCTTTGCCTTGCAGCCTCCCGAGCAGCCGCCCTACCCGCACCATCAGGGTGGGCCGCCCCACTGTCCCCCCTGGAACAACAGCCACGAGGGCATGTGGGGCGAGCAGCGTGGGGACCCCGGCTGGAATGGCCAGCGTGACGCGCCCTGGAACAGCCAGCCCGACCCCAACTGGAACAGCCAGTTTGAGGGCCCCTGGAACAGCCAGCACGAGCAGCCGCCCTGGGGCGGGGGCCAGCGTGAGCCACCCTTCCGCATGCAGCGGCCGCCGCACTTCCGAGGGCCCTTCCCGCCCCACCAGCAGCATCCGCAGTTCAACCAGCCGCCGCACCCCCACAACTTCAACCGCTTCCCGCCCCGCTTCATGCAGGACGACTTCCCCCCACGGCACCCCTTCGAGCGGCCGCCCTACCCTCACCGCTTCGACTATCCCCAGGGGGACTTCCCTGCCGGTGAGTGCGAGGGTGCCCTCCGTGGGGACCGTCCTGTGTCCGGGAAGcacttccctctcctgctccttgcTCCCTGAGGCGGTGCTGGCAGCTGCTTGTGGGAGACCCCACCGCAGTGGCCGCCCCCCACGCCCCCATGGCCAGGAGGGTGCTACTTGACATCAGCTGCAAGACCTGGGAGGTCCCCTGAGTCAGGGTGACAAGCCGGGGGTCATGGGATGGTGTAGAAGTCCCGTCTGGGCCCCCAGGCCCATGACACACACTGGGCTGAAGTCTCGTTCTGCTGCCCACACACccagggaggaggaaagacaggAGCCTTCTGGAAGGACAGTCGCTTGCAAGCTCCAcagcaggcaggcagggcagggatgtcTAGGGCCCTTCCCCGTTCCCTGTCCCGCTGTTTTTAGCAGCTTTTTTCATTGCGTTTCTTGGAAGAATCTATagagttgttggtttttttctttttaaaaaaaaatgtatttctactcTATTGCCGCTTcgatttttgctttaaattccaTTCTTGGCTATAAGTTTAGCCGAGACCAAGGAGCACATGTATTCGCCGATCCACACTTCCCGGGGCCGTGGTAACAAAGTGTGCGTGGTGGGCGcttcccccagctctgggggCTGGAAGTCAGAGACCTCTGGGTCTTCTCCCCGTCATCgtgtcctcctccctctgggcGCATCGGTGTCCTGCCAGTTGTGTCAGATCTGGGTCCACCTGCGGGATCTCACGTCAAGtgaatcaccttttaaaaatgccCCGTCTCCAAAGACAGTGGTAGCGATCGGCCCGTAATGTTGCTCTTTTAAGGTTTTGTGATTTCCCTGGTTTTCCCTTCCATCTTGGATGGTGGTATGGGTGCAGGCCAGGTCACCCCCGGCCCAGCTCCTCCCCACCTAGCTACACGACCCCGGGCAGCATGAACAGGAGAGGAGGTGCTGGGCAGCGCTGCTCAGAAGCGGGTGGTGGACCCTCTCTGAACGCCTCCCACGGGCACTCATCCCCTTGCAGATCATGGCCGTGCTGTCCGCACTGCCCTGTTCACGGCTGCCTGGTAGGCCTGAGaggagtttttgttttgcagAGATGGgaccccctcaccaccaccccggcCACCGCATGCCTCATCCTGGGATCAACGAGCACCCACCCTGGGGTGGGCCCCAGCACCCTGACTTCGGCCCTCCTCCCCATGGCTTCAATGGGCAGCCCCCCCACATGCGGCGACAGggccctccccacatcaaccatGATGACCCTAGCCTGGTCCCTAACGTGCCCTACTTCGATCTGCCTGCAGGGCTGATGGCCCCCCTCGTGAAGGTAATGTCACCACGGCGAGCGCCCAGCTTCATAGGACATGCTGGTGCTGGCTTCTGGGCCTCCATGTGACAAGCTCAGATGTGGAGCCCAGTTCCCAGCAGGGGACAAACACTGCTTCTCGGGGTCCCTTTCCACTCGTTGCTATGCCCAGCAGACGTGACTAGTCAATAGGAATGTGTCCAAGCCAACGCCTCTTCTTCAACTTGAATTCCTGAGGCGAAAACGAGCAAGGCCTGTGTCCCCTCTGCTCGCTCTCCACACGTCCCTCCCGGTGCTGCATGCTTTGTGGCCGTGAGGAGTGGGCCGGGCCGGGCGCGAGGTGTGGGTCCTCTTGATCTGGGCCCTGGGAAGCTACCTTGTTCAGGGGCTGACAGTGGAGGCCTTTCTTAGAGAATGGGCAGCCTCCAAGCTGGGCCTGCAGGGGACACGGGGAGGGGCAGCGCTGGGGGTGTGCAGGGAGCAAGGCTAGGTTGGGAGCAGCTCCGGAGATGTGCTGGCGGGGCGGGGCGCTTCCTGTCGCTCCTGAGGCCCCATGGGACTCGAAGTTGAGAGGGGCCACACGGGGGTAGCAAGGGGTGCGAGCTGAGCTGGCTTCTGGCGACGGGGTTCCCTGGATTGGGCGGAGGCTGCTGTGACCTGGGAGGGGGCCCCGGGATAGAACTTGGGAGCACAGGGCAGAAGTCTCCAGGTGGCAGCATATGGGATCCCTGTCGTGTCTCAACTTGGAGGATGTGCGTCACATGTTTTCTGGAGAGAGAACTTGGCCCCAAAGCAGTCTTCCGCCACCTCGCCTAAGAGTCAGATCATTGGTGTGGCTGCAGCCTTGGTGGGATTCCCTAGGAAGGGCAGCAGGAGGAGCTAATGTCCAGGGTAACCCTGTATCCCCCAACCCTGCTCCCCCAGTCACCGCAGCACCCTGGGAGGGCATGAGGGGGGCTCTGGCAGGGTGTGTCTGAGAATTGTGTTTTCCTCTACAGTTGGAAGACCATGAGTACAAGCCTTTGGACCCAAAAGACAtccgcctcccaccccccatgccGCCCAGTGAGAGGCTGTTGGCAGCCGTGGAGGCCTTTTATAGTCCCCCCTCCCATGACAGGCCCAGGAACAGGTATGGCGCTCGGGGACCAGGGATGGGGTTGGGCTGGGATTAGGGtcctctgtccccttctcctGGTCTGACTTTTGCCTGGATTGGCTTCATGAGAAAGACTGCTAATGAGCACACCTTCTGCCCCAGGTGGTATGAGGCCCAGCTGAGGAAAGGGGGCAGGCTGTACAGCGCTAGGCCGAGTTAGGGCCCATCTCCCCCCTGGCTGTGGGTAATGTGTGTCACACGTATGGTGGCTCTCAACGAAGGGCCTCTCTAGTGGGGACACATTAGAGCAAGTTGGCCTTTCAGGTGTGGCGTGTTTCAGAAGCGGCTAGCAGCTATGTGCCCCAAGCTTTGTCATGAGAACCCCctacccaaccccaccccccacccctgccaggacACCCTCCAACAGACTCGTCACCAGTCCAGCTAAAACCACCTCCTGCCCTGTTCTGGGCCACAGGCCTGTCCATCTAGGAGTCAGAGCTCCTTGTCCCCAGTTAGATCATAGGCCATAAGAGCCACCTGAGCTATTTCGGGAAACATCGATGTGGAAAAGGCATGGGAGCCAGGCCTGTGCCCGGCCTCTCTGCTTCCCAGCGGGCAGCCCAGcctcagcctgcttccccgcgTGAGGAAGGGCCGCTCGTGGTGCTGGACCCGGCTCAGCGTCCGAGGGAATGAGGGAGGGGAAGACTGCACACCTAGACCCGTGCCCGGTGGGCTTTACTCCTGCCACGAGTTCCCTTCGGGAGGGAGGCTGGCAGAGTCACACAGGAACCGCCCTTGTCTTACAGCGAAGGCTGGGAGCAGAACGGCCTCTACGAGTTCTTCCGAGCAAAGATGCGGGCGCGGCGGCGGAAGGGCCAGGAAAAGCGCAACAGGTGAGGGCCCGGGTGCCCATGCATGGTCAGCCTGCGTCGCGAGCTAGAGCAGGCCTCTGCCAGAGGCACTGTTAGACACCCCGGCAGACCTGCCATCCAGTCACGCCCTGGGCCGTCCTGGCTCCCCTGACGGGCAGATGGAGGGAGGACCTGTCTCTGCTTGGTTCTGGGGTGGGTTTTCCCCGCAAGGCCCCAGTGAAAACCTAAGACGCCAGCCCCAGCGGGGTTTGCCGTCATGTGTGATCAGCTGTGCCCTGGAGCCCAGTCCTCTGAGGGGAATGGGCAGGTCTCCACCCAGACCTACCCGCCTGGGGTCTTCCGGAAAGTTCGAGGTGCACCACTCACCAGGCCTCTCTCTGCAGCGGCCCCTCCCGGTCTCGGAGCAGATCCAAAAGCCGAGGGCGCTCTTCCTCCCGCTCCAACTCGAGGTCGTCCAAGTCCTCCGGCTCGTACTCCAGGTCCAGATCGCGCTCCTGCTCCCGCTCCTACTCCCGCTCCCGCTCCAGGTAGGCAGGGGGCCGTGCACGTGGACTGGGGTCCCTCGGTGGTACCCATGGCCACACCCACCACCTGCTCTGTCCTCCCTGCAGGAGCCGCAGCCGGTCCCGCTCCTCCCGCAGCCGCTCCCGCTCGCGCTCGCGCTCACGCTCCAAGTCCTACTCCCCAGGAAGGAGACGTCGGTCACGGTCCCGGAGCCCCACCCCGCCGTAAGATTTCTGTCTTAACTGTCCAGCGACCGCTGGTAGCGCTGGAAGCCTCTGATGCTTTGCTGTGAATGTTGAAAGCTGTCGCTAGAAGATGTGCCCCCGGTGGCCCGTGCCGAGGCGGCTCCTCAGGGACCGCGAGTTCTAGCACAGTGACAGTGGCACCTCACCTCTCACCTCGCTCGTACCTTCCGTGGTAACGTTGTAAAGCCTGAGGTAGCGGCAGGCTGTCTCTCAGCCGTCAGGGGTTCTGTGCGACCTGCCCTTGCCACTCAGTGTGGGGCAGGGCCCGGGGTAGGAGCTCCCCTAGCCGGCTGGCGAAGATGACGAAGAAGAATGCTAGAGAcccaggatgtgtgtgtgtgtccctctaACACTGGTGAATGTTCACACGCGCCACACGCTGTAATATTCTAAGTTTTCATTCCAATAAATgtatcaactcttttttaaaaaacgtaacCTGTCTTAATTTTAGTTCCTCGGCTGGTCTGGGTTCTAATTCAGCACCTCCTATACCTGATTCAAGGCTCGGGGAAGAGAACAAAGGACATCAGATGCTGGTGAAAATGGGTAAGGTTCCTGGGAAGAACCACCACCCGCTTTGGGCTTTCGGGGCTGGGGAGCCAGAGAAGGTTCCGGCTCGCTGCCAGAACTGGAGAGGGTGAAGCCGCACACTTCTCGCTGGGCGTTCTCACCACAGCAGTCTCACGTGTGTAAACCACACGGGCGCATGTCATTCAGCTCTGCACAGGAAGTCTTGTTTAAGTTCATGGATAAATGGGCCAGATTTCGACTTCCGTGCGTTGTAACCgccctcccccctttcttcttAAGGCTGGAGTGGATCTGGTGGCCTCGGCGTGAAAGAGCAAGGGATTCAGGACCCCATCAAGGGGGGGGACGTCCGGGACAAGTGGGACCAGTACAAGGGTGTGGGCGTGGCCCTGGACGACCCCTACGAGAACTACCGCAGGAACAAGAGCTACTCCTTCATCGCCCGCATGAAGGCCAGAGACGAGTGCAAGTAGGCGCTCCGCGGGCAGGAGCCGCGCCTCGGCTACTGCGTTGGGCCGTTGGGAACTTCCTGGCTCCCTGGCAGTGACAGACTGTAGGGACAGCTCGGGGGAGcaacagaagagaaggaagacactAGATTACCTAGGGAGAGTGCCATGCTCCAGAGCGTGGAAGGCCCCAGGCCCCGCCTGCAAACCAGCTCCCCGCAGAAGCCAGAACCCACCCGGAGATGCCCCGGCCACCCAGCCACGAGCCTCCTTCCCTCGACAGAGAAGCAAGAAACACGAGAGCCTCCAACCCTGGATACGAAGCCCCTCGCCTGAAGGCACGGCCGTTCCGCACCTCCCCGCGGTCCGCTCTCGGGCCTGGAGGAGCGTGGAGGACAGGCCCCAGGCCGGGCGCCGCtgacacacagaaaaacagaccCTTTCTGATTGGCACTTACACAGGGCTTTCATTTTTACTCCAGATGTTTAGTTGTAGAGAAGGGAATGTTGCTCTAAGAGGATCCCAGTGAGAATTTGGAACCTGATTCCTCTTAGGGCGTGCTCACGGCCCGTAGTTCAGTTAACTTTAGTTGTTTGAGTTGAAATTTTTTCCCCAAACGTTAGCCACTCACGGTCCCTGCAGAAACAAAGGTTCTAAGGAAGCTGATCTGAGGCATCTTCAGGTCATGAAGTGACGCCCTTGGAGAGCCTGTGCCCTTAGCGTCTCTGCTTGTGTTTGTCACTTAGAGGAACCCAACACCAGCGCTCGAGTGGACGGCCCGCCCCGAGCCGGGCTGGGGAGAGCAAGCCCCGCCGCGCCTCgggcccaccccaccccgccgccGAGGGGGCCCGGCTGGGAGGGTGGTCTGTGGGGACGGGCCGCGCCTGGCGTCTCTGGGCAGCTCGTGCGGTGCCGTCTCTTTGTACAGAACATTTTTCAGAAATTCTTTTCAGTAATATGCAGAGTCCTCTCCAACTTTTCAACCTGATGtgataaaataatttgattttgttCTAGATTTCCTGTAGCTGTGAATTGTTTAAACGTGTCTGATTCAGGATAAAACGTAAACACGTGCTGTTAACGATTTCTTGTGGATTTTACTGTTTTGccttcaaataaaaactttttttaaagacctttttctctgtgtgttcacGTTAGAAGCGTGCTCTGGCTGAGTCTGGAGGGGGCGTGCCCGGTGCGCCTGTGCTGTCTGAGTTGTGCTGTCCGCTCAGAAGCTGGGCCCTGGCGCGTCCCGCAGGTGTCCCCAGCGTGGATGTCTCGTGTGGGCTCCTCTGGAGCAGACGGGGCTTCTCGCCCCTTCCATCTCCTCCACTCACTGGGAAGGCAGCCCCTGGCCCATCCGGCCGCCCTGTGGGGTTTCAGACAGGCGGGCATCCTCCGTCGCCCCAGGAGTAGTGACAGTGCCGCCCGTGGCTCTGTTTCTCCTGGCCGGGTGCGTCCTCTCAGGTCTGGCGCCGGGCACCCcgaggaggtgggggctgggagcgTCAAGCACTCCGGAAAGGCTGGAGCTGGGATTCCACTTAAGCGAGTCCTCCGTGCCACCTGCCCCCACCACGGTCACCTGGAAAACAACGAGGGTCACAGCCACTGCACTGGACCAGCTTGGCGTGAGCCCACATGCCCCGCCTCACCTCTGCGTGCTCACAGCTCCTCCTTCACCTCCTGCAGGGCGTCCTCCATGGACAGCGGGGCGGGCCTGTGCTGCCTGATGTACTgtggggcagaggacagaggtGTCACCACAGCGGCCTCAGTCTCCTGAGGGCTTGGGTGTTGGTGTTGGGAGGTGGTCCCTGTCCCCGTGGCTCCAGGACAGGCGGACAGAAAAAAAAGGCGGGATGCCACATGACAATGCCGTGGAAATGAGAGATGAACCCAGAAGGCTCGGGTCTGAAAGGAAGAGTGACTGTGGCTGGGGATGGGGCTGACAAAGGAGGGGAGCTGCCAGGGGAGCCATCAAGAGCACAGGGGGCCTGAGTGCCCCTCCCAGGATGTGGGCCCAGCGCTGGCAGTGAGGAGCCATGGTGGGCTACAGGCAGGTGACACAGGCGGACCCCTGGAGCTGTGTCCCATCAACCAATGGGTAGGACCAACCCGAGGAAAAGGACTGCAGGGCTACAAGTGACAGTCTTGAATGGGGCAACTGTCGATCAAACAACCCGTTTCCTTGAACAAATAAACTGCAAGGAGACATcaaagagatggggggggggagcaggggaaACCTGTGAGCACGGGTTCTCAAAGTGGGTCCCCCCGTGGGCACGAGAGCCCAGAACCACTGCTCTCTGACCAGAAGACAAAAAGACCCCAGACAATCTTGATGTGTCTGGAGTTTGGGTTCTGATGAAAACAGTAACGAAATGTACAACTTGCACGAGACAAGTGGAAACCTAACACTGGATATCCAATGATACTAGGAAAAGCTCGTTTGGCTTTGGTATTATAATGGTATCCtgactgtatttttcaaaagtcCTTGTTTTGAGAACTAGGGACTGGAACGTTTGTAGATAAAAGGACCAAAGTCACCATGCAAAATAGCTCATAGAGTATGATGCCATTTCTATGtagaaatacatattattaaataGAATGTTAAACCTATTACATGGTAATACATGTTTGATAATATACGATAACACAATACTGTGTAGACTACACATACTATAGTTCATGTTTACACAGGGAAAATCTGAAGAACATCGAGTTGGTAATAATCATCTTGGAAGTTACGGAGGGCTTTACAAACTAACTCTCTCTCTAACACCATCttcataaaatgagaacaaattttTTATAACCAGACAAAAATTTGGGGAGAGAATGAGGTGTGACATTCTTGGCGCTTCAGCTCCCAGGACTGAGGAGAGAGGCCACTCCGGGCCAGAGCTCGGGAAGGGTCTGCCGGGGGACAGAaccaccccctccactccccaaGGAGGCTGCTTTTGCTCCAAGGTCAGAGGCAGGCTCCTTAAGCTGGAACCACAGGCGGCTGGGTCCACAGCGTCCCCGCAGCCCGCCCAGGCTGAGCGCGGTCCCCTCCACGCGCCGAGCCCCTGCCCGCTCTCCCGGGAAGGGCAGCGTGCCGCGGTCACCTGTTTGGTTTCCTCCAGGGTGTGGTAGTGGAACGAGTCCCGGTCCAGGGACCGCAGGAGGGACCCGTGCAGGTGCCGGCTGGCCTCCACGAACTGCTGCGTCAGGCTCAGCTGCTGCTTCAGCATGTCGTTCAGCGCCAACACGGCCGGGCTGTAGGCTGTCAGGGCTGCGCCGGCTCCCTGTCACTCGGGCCACCTCCCCACCGGTGCGccccagagcagggggagggccccGCGTGGGACCCACATGCTCTGCAGCGCCCCTGTGCAGCCACGTGGGGGTGCTTTCTGGAAGGTACCGTCCCCCGAAGTACCTGaggccccactgccccccaccccaggtgcccctaccctggAGTGAGCAAGCTACTTCCCACAGGTGGCGTGGGGCTCCGGGAGCTGCGCAGGTGGGAAGCTCAGCGCCCAGGAAGGAACTCGAGTCTTCACGCCCGACCGCAGTGGAAGCCTAGTCAGTCAGAGCCCCCTGCCCCACGGGAACCTTCCTCATGCCACTGCACTGGACACTTAGAAATAGCTAAGAGTGGACATCTTATgttatgtggggtttttttttaattatttatttatttggtagagacagagagagcatgagcagagagaagggaggagacttgcccccgagcagggagcctgatgtggactcgatcccaggaccctgagatcatgacctgagccaaaggcagaggcttagcccactgagccaccgaggtgtcccatGGTATGTGTTCttaaacacaaaactaaaataataaaaaatacaactaaaaaagTTTCCATTAAATTCAAAACACATTGAAAAATGGAAGTTGTGCAACCGTCCAGAAGGCTCATCGGGAGGCTGCGTAACAACATGGAACAAGCTCTGGAGTGCTAGCTAAGTGGGAGGGTTTTCTGAGAGGATATAAACAATCCTGTGGTTACAGCCACTATATTTTAGtatcttcatcttttaaaaaattgaaagggaCAAAAACATAAGAGGTACTAGACAGATACTAGTTTGTGTCCCTCAAGGGGTCAGTGGCCCCGTGGGGACATGACGCAGTCTGGGCTCCCATCAGCAGCTGCTAGGGCCTCCCCTACCACAGGCCGGGAGGGCTGCCTGGGCCCCTGCCACTCCCCAGACTCAGCAAGGCTCCATGGCCTGGGGCTGCCAGGCTGGCCGCCACTCTACTGGCTGAGTgtcctcggggggggggggggggactactATGGATTCTGGACACAAAGGCACAGGGACAAACACACAGGAATAGCCCGGCTGGGGTAGAGGTGTCACTCGTGACTCCCCTGTTTTATCGGACATGGGTGTCCTTTGGCAAGACAGACCAAAGGTTCTCGGACACTCAGTCTGTCATCCGGGACCCTAGGAACCATGGCAGTTGCCTGTGACTGTGACAATTTCACCAATAGATTCCCCGAACCTGGCACTAATGTGGAGGCCTGCCCCACCCACAGTGGCCTGGAAGCTGCACCCTCACTGCTGGGACCCGCCGCGCCAGACTATTACCTTCTATCGAGTCCGCGCTGACGACGTGACTGGCAATGGGCACAGGGTCCACGTAAGCACCTCCCAGGGCAGGCCCGATGGCCGCTACGCCGGCCCCTATCCCAGGGACAAAGGGGGAGGGGACAAGTGGGTAGGACACCTTCCATCAGTGGATGGGACATGAGACATGAAGCTGATCTTTTCTCCTCTGAACAGGATAGCCCCCCTTCTGGCTTTGTTAACCTCTTCCCCCTTTCAAACTTTGCCCAAGCCGGCCTCCATCTTTCTGCTAGCTTCTCCTGGCACAACTCAGTCGAGCTGTCCCAAGCGGTCACTATGGTCTGTGGACTGGTAACTGGCATCAGGCCCTCCCCTCCCTTGGCCTTCTACAGGGCCATCTACAGGGCCATAGTCAGGCTTAGGAATGTGCCCTGAACTTGAAATCTGGTTTATTTAGGCtgtgttttccttgcctttcaaTGTTAGGCCTAGCCCAGGAAAATGGTGTCAGCTATGTCTGATGACAAAACAATACAGAAATGCACACATGCATCCGAGTCAGACAACCGGCTATGCTGTTGGGCAGCACAAGGCTGTGGAGACAAACACGGTGGTTTCCTGGGCTCCCAGGACCTTGAACGCCTTCTAGCAATCTGACTTGCCACATCTGCCTGACTTTCCTCCCTGAGAAACAAGAGAATGGCCCTGCCCTACCCCGCTGTGCAGCCCAGGCTGATCGATGGCTAAGCAGCCCCAAATAAAAATGACACCACAGGGGAGCCGTACCCTACCTCGCGCAGCCCAGGAATAAGCTCTGGCAACCCTGGGGGTGTCCAtcaagatgagaaaagagagcGGAGGGAGGCTTAAAAGAAAGGGACCTTTCCATTCAGGTGGCCAAGATTGAAGCTGGGGCCAAGAGAAACATCTAGAAGGTCACACTGGGTGTGAAGAGAAATGTCGGCCTGGGGCTACTGCATTTCAACCCTAATGGTGTGAGTGACATTGCTGGGCACCGCAGGACATGGAGCAGTGCCCCTCGCCTCCATCCACGAAACTGTCACTTGGCCATGACAGCCAGAACTGGCTCCAACCTGGCTGAGGTCCCCTGGGAACAGGATCGCCACATTGTGAACCAACGCCTTTGCTGTGGGACCTGAAACCTTTTGGGATATTTTAGAGCTTGGGAGGCAGTGGCAAACCCCCAAGGCAGCTGGCCCTCATCCTCGGAATAGGAAACGTGGCCCTGAGGCACCTCCCAAGCCAGCTAACAACAACGACCTGATCCCCCAGACGCTGAAGCTCTTTGTCATGTTTCCAAGGATGCCCGCGGCATGCACCCCAAGAGTCCGTGCCCCCTTATGGGGCGCATCCGCTTACCCTCTGCCCACTGGTAGGTGAAGGCAGGATCGAGGGTCTGCACGGCTGTCTCCTTAACGAGGACTCTCGTAATGTCCCTGACCTGCTTCTTCCAAGGCTTCAGTGTTGGCAGGGCAAGGTCTGGCTGCAGACTTGCAGAGAATTCTGTCGAAGCATCCAGCGTCCTGTCGGGAGATTCCTCAGAACAGGCCCTCGACTCGGATACTGTTTCAAAATCTTCAGAGTAAGCCGAGCTCACTGTGCTCGCTGTGGGCTCCTGAGACTCAGGCCTCGGGCTGGGAGCCGACGGCTCACTCAGGCACTCTGAGACCTCGCTGAGAGTGAGGGCTCCCCCAGCCTGGGGGCTTCGGCTGGATGCCTCATCCCGCTGGCcttctttctaaaatgaagaatGACAGAGGTAACTGGCGTGTGGTTTTGTCCGAGCAGCGTGCTCAGAATACTGCTGCGTTGGAATGGGTCCCCAGGGGGCCCAGCAGGTGAGGGTCCACACTGGCCCTTCAGTGGCTTTGGGCAGGCCCAGGACTGGGCGCGGAACCCATGAGCCACTCTGGCACAGGGCTGCCGCATTTGAGCACTGATGGCGTGAGCCTGTGCCAGTGGCATGTGCACAAACTCTGCCAAAATGTCATCATTCTGTATTATTACAACGTGCGTTTGGGAGTGAGGAGGTTAAAAACACAGCAAGAATCACGACGGGGCACTGGGACGAGTACAGGTCAGCATGGCATTGTTATGGAGCAGTTTAAGGGGGACCTACGTTAAGCAGCCTTGTCCCGTTACCACCCAAATCAGGATCTTTCACCGGGGTGTTCCTGACGTTCCAAACTCAAACATTGTCTGCAGCGGGGCCATCCTGTGCAGTGCGGGACCctgagcagcatccctggccGCCACCCCCAGATGCAAGCAGCGCCCTCTACCCCAGTCATgactaaaaatgtctccagacatgcTAAGAGTCCCCTGGGGGTTAAGAACCATGGGCCTCAATGAAGCACCACCATTACAAACCTTTCCACGTCACCGACGATGAAAAGTGACATCGGCTGTACTTACTCTCTGTTCCAGGTCTGAGTTCTCGCTGACAGCTGGAGCCAGATCTTCAAAGGATAAAAGATTGATTCGAAAATCTGGAATCAAAAATGCAACAGGGCAACATTGACTCATTTGTTTCCTTATGAGGTAGTGCGGAGTGCTAAGGATAGAAATGCAGGAAGCCGTCTCTGTCCTTAAAAAGTCAGCACAGGGATCCACACGCCTCTTCTCTAAGTAGTAAATATTTTCCACTTTGTACCCTCGACTGTATCACAGTTACTCAGTGTAAACAAATG encodes the following:
- the CHERP gene encoding calcium homeostasis endoplasmic reticulum protein isoform X2; amino-acid sequence: MEMPLPPDDQELRNVIDKLAQFVARNGPEFEKMTMEKQKDNPKFSFLFGGEFYSYYKCKLALEQQQLICKQQAPELEPATALPPLPQPPLAPAAPIPPAQGAPSMDELIQQSQWNLQQQEQHLLALRQEQVTAAVAHAVEQQMQKLLEETQLDMNEFDNLLQPIIDTCTKDAISAGKNWMFSNAKSPPHCELMAGHLRNRITADGAHFELRLHLIYLINDVLHHCQRKQARELLAALQKVVVPIYCTSFLAVEEDKQQKIARLLQLWEKNGYFDDSIIQQLQSPALGLGQYQATLINEYSSVVQPVQLAFQQQIQTLKTQHEEFVNSLAQQQQQQQQQQQIQMPQMEAEVKATPPPPAPPPAPTPTPTIPPTTQPDDSKPPIQMPGSSEYDASGGVQDPAAAGPRGPGPHDQIPPNKPPWFEQPHPVGPWGQQQPPEQPPYPHHQGGPPHCPPWNNSHEGMWGEQRGDPGWNGQRDAPWNSQPDPNWNSQFEGPWNSQHEQPPWGGGQREPPFRMQRPPHFRGPFPPHQQHPQFNQPPHPHNFNRFPPRFMQDDFPPRHPFERPPYPHRFDYPQGDFPAEMGPPHHHPGHRMPHPGINEHPPWGGPQHPDFGPPPHGFNGQPPHMRRQGPPHINHDDPSLVPNVPYFDLPAGLMAPLVKLEDHEYKPLDPKDIRLPPPMPPSERLLAAVEAFYSPPSHDRPRNSEGWEQNGLYEFFRAKMRARRRKGQEKRNSGPSRSRSRSKSRGRSSSRSNSRSSKSSGSYSRSRSRSCSRSYSRSRSRSRSRSRSSRSRSRSRSRSRSKSYSPGRRRRSRSRSPTPPSSAGLGSNSAPPIPDSRLGEENKGHQMLVKMGWSGSGGLGVKEQGIQDPIKGGDVRDKWDQYKGVGVALDDPYENYRRNKSYSFIARMKARDECK
- the CHERP gene encoding calcium homeostasis endoplasmic reticulum protein isoform X1, producing MEMPLPPDDQELRNVIDKLAQFVARNGPEFEKMTMEKQKDNPKFSFLFGGEFYSYYKCKLALEQQQLICKQQAPELEPATALPPLPQPPLAPAAPIPPAQGAPSMDELIQQSQWNLQQQEQHLLALRQEQVTAAVAHAVEQQMQKLLEETQLDMNEFDNLLQPIIDTCTKDAISAGKNWMFSNAKSPPHCELMAGHLRNRITADGAHFELRLHLIYLINDVLHHWALTRGRSLPHSQRKQARELLAALQKVVVPIYCTSFLAVEEDKQQKIARLLQLWEKNGYFDDSIIQQLQSPALGLGQYQATLINEYSSVVQPVQLAFQQQIQTLKTQHEEFVNSLAQQQQQQQQQQQIQMPQMEAEVKATPPPPAPPPAPTPTPTIPPTTQPDDSKPPIQMPGSSEYDASGGVQDPAAAGPRGPGPHDQIPPNKPPWFEQPHPVGPWGQQQPPEQPPYPHHQGGPPHCPPWNNSHEGMWGEQRGDPGWNGQRDAPWNSQPDPNWNSQFEGPWNSQHEQPPWGGGQREPPFRMQRPPHFRGPFPPHQQHPQFNQPPHPHNFNRFPPRFMQDDFPPRHPFERPPYPHRFDYPQGDFPAEMGPPHHHPGHRMPHPGINEHPPWGGPQHPDFGPPPHGFNGQPPHMRRQGPPHINHDDPSLVPNVPYFDLPAGLMAPLVKLEDHEYKPLDPKDIRLPPPMPPSERLLAAVEAFYSPPSHDRPRNSEGWEQNGLYEFFRAKMRARRRKGQEKRNSGPSRSRSRSKSRGRSSSRSNSRSSKSSGSYSRSRSRSCSRSYSRSRSRSRSRSRSSRSRSRSRSRSRSKSYSPGRRRRSRSRSPTPPSSAGLGSNSAPPIPDSRLGEENKGHQMLVKMGWSGSGGLGVKEQGIQDPIKGGDVRDKWDQYKGVGVALDDPYENYRRNKSYSFIARMKARDECK